From a single Bradyrhizobium sediminis genomic region:
- the hpnC gene encoding squalene synthase HpnC has protein sequence MTSASELRSGKTHRDENFPVASWIIHPRHRALILAYYNFVRTADDIADHATLEDGEKLRLLDLLEAELLGNGDTQPEAVNLRRALAERSMPPRHALDVLIAFRMDVTKLRYENWDEVIHYCRYSAMPVGRFMLDVHGESTSTWAASDALCAGLQINNHLQDCGKDFRQLNRVYLPRDALAASGASVEALGAERSSAPLLQCLHGLAVRTEALLDESKSLSAEVRDVRLGCEISVIQAFADKIVQMLKVRDPLSERVHLNPLELLGHSLGGIAGELTRRAIGRRPVSKPAAGA, from the coding sequence ATGACCAGCGCGAGCGAACTGCGATCCGGCAAGACACACCGCGATGAGAACTTTCCGGTGGCGTCGTGGATCATTCACCCGCGTCACCGGGCGCTGATCCTTGCGTACTACAATTTCGTCCGGACCGCCGACGACATCGCCGATCATGCAACCCTCGAGGACGGCGAGAAGCTCAGGCTTCTCGATCTGCTGGAGGCCGAATTGCTCGGCAACGGCGACACCCAGCCCGAGGCCGTCAATCTGCGGCGCGCGCTCGCCGAACGTTCGATGCCGCCGCGTCACGCGCTCGACGTGCTGATCGCGTTCCGGATGGATGTGACCAAGCTGCGTTACGAGAACTGGGACGAAGTGATCCACTACTGCCGTTACTCGGCGATGCCGGTCGGCCGCTTCATGCTCGACGTTCATGGCGAGAGCACCTCGACCTGGGCCGCTTCGGACGCGCTCTGCGCCGGCCTGCAAATCAACAATCATCTGCAGGATTGCGGCAAGGATTTTCGCCAGCTCAATCGCGTCTATCTGCCGCGCGATGCGCTCGCCGCCAGTGGCGCCTCGGTCGAGGCGCTCGGCGCGGAGCGGTCGTCGGCGCCGCTGCTGCAGTGCCTGCATGGGCTCGCGGTGCGGACCGAGGCGCTGCTCGACGAGAGCAAGTCGCTCAGCGCCGAAGTCAGGGATGTCAGACTCGGCTGCGAGATATCGGTGATCCAGGCCTTTGCCGACAAGATCGTGCAGATGCTGAAGGTGCGCGATCCCCTCAGCGAGCGGGTGCATCTCAACCCGCTCGAACTGCTCGGCCACAGTCTCGGCGGGATCGCCGGCGAGCTGACCCGCCGCGCCATCGGACGGCGGCCCGTCTCCAAACCGGCGGCCGGCGCATGA
- the hpnD gene encoding presqualene diphosphate synthase HpnD — protein MTLETAAGNAGYGASASGSSFYAAMRILPHEQREAMFQIYSFCRQVDDIADSDGPRPERLAALQQWRDDIDALYQGHPPARLRDYVASVRRFDLKREDFLAIVDGMEMDVPQDIRAPDLATLDLYCDRVASAVGRLSVRVFGLAEDDGILLAHHLGRALQLTNILRDIDEDAGIGRLYLPLEGLLHAGITSTDPHKVISEPALPKVCVPLVARARAHFEKADEIMRRNPRRTVRAPRIMSKYYRAILELLVARGFAAPRAPVRLNKLARLFIILRYAFI, from the coding sequence ATGACGCTCGAGACGGCGGCAGGCAACGCAGGCTACGGGGCATCAGCCTCCGGCAGCTCGTTTTACGCGGCGATGCGGATTCTGCCGCACGAGCAGCGCGAGGCGATGTTCCAGATCTACAGCTTTTGCCGGCAGGTCGACGATATCGCGGATTCCGACGGCCCGCGGCCCGAGCGGCTGGCCGCGCTCCAGCAATGGCGCGACGATATCGACGCGCTGTACCAGGGCCATCCGCCGGCGCGGCTGCGCGACTACGTCGCCTCGGTGCGGCGCTTCGACCTCAAGCGCGAGGATTTTCTGGCGATCGTCGACGGCATGGAGATGGACGTGCCGCAGGATATCCGGGCGCCCGATCTTGCCACGCTCGACCTGTATTGCGACCGCGTCGCCAGCGCGGTCGGACGGCTGTCGGTGCGGGTGTTCGGTCTCGCCGAGGACGACGGCATCCTGCTCGCGCATCATCTCGGCCGCGCGCTGCAATTGACCAACATCCTGCGCGATATCGACGAGGACGCCGGCATCGGCCGGCTGTATCTGCCGCTCGAGGGTTTGCTGCATGCCGGCATCACTTCCACCGATCCGCACAAGGTGATATCGGAACCGGCGCTGCCGAAGGTCTGCGTGCCGCTGGTGGCGCGGGCGCGGGCGCATTTCGAGAAAGCCGACGAGATCATGCGCCGCAATCCGCGCCGGACGGTGCGGGCGCCGCGGATCATGTCGAAATATTATCGTGCGATCCTCGAATTGCTGGTCGCCAGGGGCTTCGCCGCGCCGCGCGCGCCGGTCCGCCTCAACAAGCTCGCCCGCCTCTTCATCATCCTCCGCTACGCGTTCATCTGA
- the hpnE gene encoding hydroxysqualene dehydroxylase HpnE codes for MQNTVHIIGAGISGLSAAVRLANANFKVHVHEATQQAGGRCRSYFDAATNLTIDNGNHLLLSGNRAAVAYARSIGTEAGLVGPKRALFPFVDLATGQRWQLDLGESRLPLWVFDEARRVPDTRLRDYLALMPLIWAAESKLVGDAIPCDGTLYQRLVQPLLLAALNVDPPEGSAGLAGAVVRETLLAGGQACRPLIARDGLSAVLVEPAIKLLQDKGASIQFGHELREFAMAAGGVGELRFGGDTVSIGPGDAVVMAVPPRPAAALLPGLKTPNKFRAIVNAHFRFDPPKGQPAILGVVGGLVEWLFAFPQRLSVTISNGDRLVELPREELAQAIWDDICKAAGVQGDLPPWQIVRERRATFEATPEQNALRPGAVTNWKNLFLAGDWTDTGLPATIEGSVRSGNRAADLVLAMRKS; via the coding sequence ATGCAAAATACCGTCCATATCATCGGCGCCGGAATTTCGGGCCTCTCGGCAGCCGTTCGGCTGGCGAACGCGAATTTCAAGGTGCATGTCCACGAAGCCACGCAGCAGGCCGGCGGCCGCTGCCGGTCCTATTTCGACGCCGCGACCAACCTGACCATCGACAACGGCAATCATCTGTTGCTCTCGGGCAACCGTGCCGCGGTCGCCTACGCAAGGTCGATCGGCACCGAGGCCGGACTGGTCGGGCCGAAGCGCGCGCTGTTTCCGTTCGTCGATCTCGCCACCGGCCAGCGCTGGCAGCTCGATCTCGGCGAAAGCCGGTTGCCGTTGTGGGTGTTCGACGAGGCGCGCCGCGTCCCCGACACCCGGCTGCGCGATTATCTGGCGCTGATGCCGCTGATCTGGGCGGCCGAGAGCAAACTCGTCGGCGATGCGATCCCCTGCGACGGGACGCTGTACCAGCGGCTGGTGCAGCCGCTGCTGCTGGCGGCGTTGAACGTCGATCCGCCGGAGGGCTCCGCAGGGCTTGCCGGAGCGGTGGTGCGGGAAACCCTGCTGGCGGGAGGACAGGCCTGCCGGCCGCTGATCGCGCGCGATGGCCTCAGCGCGGTGCTGGTCGAACCCGCCATCAAGCTGCTGCAGGACAAGGGCGCCAGCATCCAGTTCGGGCACGAGCTGCGCGAATTCGCGATGGCGGCGGGTGGCGTCGGCGAACTCAGGTTCGGCGGCGATACCGTCTCGATCGGACCCGGCGATGCGGTGGTGATGGCGGTGCCGCCGCGCCCCGCCGCGGCGTTGCTGCCGGGACTGAAGACACCGAACAAATTCCGCGCCATCGTGAATGCGCACTTCCGCTTCGATCCGCCGAAGGGACAGCCGGCCATCCTCGGCGTCGTCGGCGGGCTGGTCGAATGGCTGTTCGCGTTTCCGCAGCGGCTGTCGGTCACCATCAGCAATGGCGACCGGCTGGTGGAGTTGCCGCGCGAGGAGCTCGCGCAGGCGATCTGGGATGACATCTGCAAGGCGGCGGGCGTTCAGGGCGACCTGCCGCCCTGGCAGATCGTGCGCGAGCGCCGCGCCACCTTCGAGGCCACGCCGGAGCAGAACGCCCTGCGGCCGGGCGCGGTCACGAACTGGAAAAACCTGTTTCTTGCCGGCGACTGGACTGATACGGGGTTACCGGCAACCATCGAGGGATCGGTACGGTCGGGCAACCGCGCGGCCGATCTCGTTCTCGCGATGCGCAAGAGCTGA
- the shc gene encoding squalene--hopene cyclase, protein MHSGSKSVGLESGALEGSIASATRGLLGYRQPDGHWVFELEADCTIPAEYVLLRHYLGEPRDAALEAKIANYLRRVQGAHGGWALVHDGDFDMSASVKAYFALKMIGDSVDAPHMVRAREAIRIRGGAIHCNVFTRFMLSMFGVLTWRSVPVLPVEIMLLPMWSPFHLNKISYWARTTIVPLMVLAALKPRAKNVSGVGIDELFLQKPHSIGMTAKAPHQSAGWFYLFRGLDAILRTIEPLFPKKLRARAIDAAVAFVEERLNGEDGLGAIYPPMANTVMMYEVLGKPADYPPRAITRRGIDKLLVIGEHEAYCQPCVSPVWDTALTCHALIEAGSEVALSPAKQGLDWLKPKQVLDLKGDWAVKRPDVRPGGWAFQYNNAYYPDLDDTAVVVMAMDRARRASHDPEYDVAIARGREWIEGMQSTDGGWAAFDVNNLEYYLNNIPFSDHGALLDPPTEDVTARCVSMLAQLGETAETSKAVAAGVDYLRRTQLAEGSWYGRWGLNYIYGTWSVLSALNAAGVDHQDPTIRKAVSWLLSIQNADGGWGEDAVSYRLDYRGFEGAPTTASQTAWALLGLMAAGEVGHPAVARGVEYLIATQTEKGLWDEQRYTATGFPRVFYLRYHGYPKFFPLWALARYRNLRNTNSKAVGVGM, encoded by the coding sequence ATGCATTCCGGTAGCAAATCAGTTGGACTTGAAAGCGGCGCCCTGGAGGGGAGCATCGCGTCGGCGACGCGCGGCCTGCTCGGCTACCGACAGCCGGACGGACACTGGGTGTTCGAGCTGGAAGCCGATTGCACTATCCCTGCGGAATATGTGCTGCTCCGCCATTATCTCGGCGAACCCCGCGACGCCGCGCTCGAAGCCAAGATCGCCAATTACCTGCGCCGGGTGCAGGGTGCCCATGGCGGCTGGGCGCTGGTGCATGACGGCGATTTCGACATGAGCGCCAGCGTGAAGGCCTATTTCGCGCTGAAGATGATCGGCGATTCCGTTGACGCCCCGCACATGGTGCGGGCGCGCGAGGCGATCCGCATCCGCGGCGGCGCCATCCACTGCAATGTCTTCACCCGCTTCATGCTGTCGATGTTCGGCGTGCTGACATGGCGGAGCGTGCCGGTGTTGCCGGTCGAGATCATGCTGCTGCCGATGTGGTCGCCGTTTCATCTCAACAAGATTTCCTACTGGGCGCGCACCACGATCGTGCCGTTGATGGTGCTGGCGGCGCTGAAGCCGCGCGCCAAGAATGTCAGCGGGGTCGGCATCGATGAACTGTTCCTGCAGAAGCCGCATTCGATCGGGATGACGGCCAAGGCGCCGCACCAAAGTGCGGGCTGGTTCTATCTGTTCCGCGGGCTCGATGCGATATTGCGGACGATCGAGCCGCTGTTTCCGAAGAAATTGCGTGCCCGTGCGATCGATGCCGCGGTTGCCTTCGTCGAGGAACGGCTGAACGGCGAAGACGGACTTGGCGCGATCTATCCGCCGATGGCCAACACCGTGATGATGTACGAAGTGCTCGGCAAGCCGGCGGATTATCCGCCGCGCGCCATCACGCGGCGAGGCATCGACAAGCTCCTGGTGATCGGCGAGCACGAGGCCTATTGCCAGCCCTGCGTCTCGCCGGTGTGGGACACCGCGCTGACCTGCCATGCCCTGATCGAAGCCGGCAGTGAAGTGGCGTTGTCCCCGGCCAAACAGGGGCTGGACTGGCTGAAGCCGAAGCAGGTGCTGGATCTCAAGGGCGACTGGGCCGTGAAGCGGCCGGACGTTCGCCCCGGCGGCTGGGCGTTCCAGTACAACAATGCCTATTACCCTGACCTCGACGACACTGCTGTCGTGGTGATGGCGATGGACCGCGCCCGTCGCGCCAGCCACGACCCGGAATACGATGTCGCGATTGCCCGCGGCCGCGAGTGGATCGAGGGCATGCAAAGCACCGATGGCGGCTGGGCCGCCTTCGACGTCAACAATCTCGAATACTACCTCAACAACATTCCGTTCTCCGATCACGGCGCGCTGCTCGATCCGCCGACCGAGGACGTCACCGCGCGCTGCGTCTCGATGCTGGCGCAGCTCGGTGAGACCGCAGAGACCAGCAAGGCCGTCGCCGCCGGGGTCGATTACCTCCGGCGGACCCAGCTCGCCGAGGGGTCGTGGTACGGCCGCTGGGGGCTGAACTACATTTACGGCACCTGGTCGGTGCTATCAGCGCTCAACGCCGCCGGCGTCGACCACCAGGACCCCACCATCCGCAAGGCCGTGAGTTGGCTGCTGTCGATCCAGAACGCGGACGGCGGCTGGGGCGAGGATGCCGTCAGCTACCGGCTCGATTACAGGGGGTTCGAGGGGGCGCCCACCACGGCCTCGCAAACGGCATGGGCCTTGCTTGGTCTGATGGCGGCGGGCGAGGTCGGGCATCCGGCGGTCGCCCGCGGCGTGGAGTACCTAATAGCCACACAGACCGAAAAAGGACTGTGGGACGAGCAGCGCTACACGGCAACGGGCTTTCCCAGGGTGTTTTATCTGCGTTATCATGGTTATCCGAAGTTCTTTCCGCTCTGGGCGTTGGCGCGGTATCGGAATCTGAGGAACACCAACAGCAAGGCGGTAGGGGTCGGAATGTGA